One window from the genome of Acanthochromis polyacanthus isolate Apoly-LR-REF ecotype Palm Island chromosome 21, KAUST_Apoly_ChrSc, whole genome shotgun sequence encodes:
- the foxk2b gene encoding forkhead box protein K2 isoform X2 — translation MRCTFRFPSTNIKITFTALSSGKKVKREAPESPVKPVQPQISPLTINIPDNIAHLMSPLPSPTGTISAANSCPSSPRGAGSSGYRMGGRMVSSAELQLINDNSQPENDKEASGGDSPKDDSKPPYSYAQLIVQAITLAPDKQLTLNGIYNHITKNYPYYRTADKGWQNSIRHNLSLNRYFIKVARSQEEPGKGSFWRIDPSSEGKLIDQAFRKRRPRGVPCFRTPHGPLSSRSAPASPNHSGVLSAHSSGVQTPDSLSREGSPVPLELETSSAPAPVSTTAVQPKLAVIQEARFAQNTPGSPVSNQPVLIAVQRQLPQTIKPVTYTMASPVSTSTSQPAVQTVHVLQQIPAGSLNPATAVIAQPATIIKSEPQENGEHTEVKVKVETVPTITSIGASSRIIQSSQSALQTVTIVQQAPVGQHQLPIKAITQNGTHSITTAIQGPASSAPAVASPLHLLAAHASASASLPTKRQNGDRLTSEQSDAKRIKSEDETAAAADSDSSAANDQGSHN, via the exons ATGAG GTGCACTTTCAGGTTCCCCAGCACAAACATTAAGATCACATTCACAGCCCTGTCCAGTGGGAAGAAGGTGAAGCGTGAAGCGCCCGAGTCCCCAGTGAAACCAGTCCAGCCCCAGATCTCCCCCCTGACCATCAACATTCCAGACAACATCGCTCACCTAATGAGCCCCCTACCATCGCCTACTGGCACCATTAG TGCTGCTAACTCCTGCCCCTCCAGTCCTCGGGGTGCAGGCTCTTCAGGCTACAGGATGGGTGGTCGCATGGTCAGCTCTGCCGAGCTGCAGCTTATAAATGACAACTCCCAGCCTGAGAACGACAAAGAGGCCTCTGGAGGGGACAGTCCCAAG GATGACTCCAAACCTCCGTACTCCTATGCACAGCTGATAGTCCAGGCCATAACGCTGGCCCCGGACAAGCAGCTCACACTAAATGGAATCTACAATCACATCACAAAGAACTACCCTTACTACAGGACAGCAGACAAGGGCTGGCAG AACTCGATCCGTCACAACTTGTCGTTGAACCGTTATTTCATCAAAGTGGCGCGGTCGCAGGAAGAACCGGGTAAAGGGTCATTCTGGAGGATAGACCCGTCATCAGAGGGCAAACTCATCGATCAGGCCTTCAGGAAACGAAGGCCCCGGGGCGTCCCCTGCTTCAGGACCCCACATGGACCCCTCTCCTCCAG GAGTGCCCCAGCGTCTCCCAATCATTCGGGGGTTCTCTCCGCTCACTCAAGCGGCGTGCAGACCCCTGACAGCCTATCACGAGAGGGCTCCCCGGTCCCCCTGGAGCTGGAGACCTCCTCTGCTCCCGCCCCGGTGTCCACCACAGCGGTCCAGCCAAAACTGGCAGTGATCCAGGAAGCACGCTTTGCACAGAACACACCAG GCTCGCCTGTTAGCAACCAGCCGGTACTCATAGCAGTCCAGCGTCAGTTACCTCAAACCATTAAGCCAGTGACTTACACCATGGCCTCCCCAGTGAGCACCAGCACCTCCCAGCCTGCTGTCCAGACTGTCCACGTCCTGCAGCAGATTCCAGCGGGCTCCCTCAACCCCGCCACCGCCGTCATCGCCCAGCCAGCCACCATCATCAAGAGCGAGCCGCAGGAGAACGGAGAGCACACAGAAGTCAAAG tcAAAGTAGAGACGGTTCCCACCATCACCTCTATAGGTGCCTCCAGCCGCATCATCCAGAGCTCCCAGTCAGCCCTGCAGACTGTTACCATAGTGCAGCAGGCCCCCGTGGGTCAACACCAGCTGCCCATTAAGGCCATCACACAGAATGGCACCCACAGCATAACCACTGCCATCCAGGGACCTGCCAGCTCAG CTCCAGCTGTGGCGAGCCCCCTCCACCTGCTGGCGGCCCACGCCTCGGCCTCAGCCTCCCTCCCCACCAAGCGGCAGAACGGGGACCGTCTGACCAGCGAACAGTCGGACGCCAAGCGCATCAAATCAGAGGACGAGACGGCCGCCGCGGCAGACTCGGACTCGTCGGCAGCTAACGACCAAGGCAGCCACAACTAG
- the foxk2b gene encoding forkhead box protein K2 isoform X1: MAVVSGSSGPVARLEGREFEYMMKKRSVTIGRNSSQGSVDVSMGHSSFISRRHLEIFTASDDGTGSGDFYLRCLGKNGVFVDGVFLRRGAPPLQLPRMCTFRFPSTNIKITFTALSSGKKVKREAPESPVKPVQPQISPLTINIPDNIAHLMSPLPSPTGTISAANSCPSSPRGAGSSGYRMGGRMVSSAELQLINDNSQPENDKEASGGDSPKDDSKPPYSYAQLIVQAITLAPDKQLTLNGIYNHITKNYPYYRTADKGWQNSIRHNLSLNRYFIKVARSQEEPGKGSFWRIDPSSEGKLIDQAFRKRRPRGVPCFRTPHGPLSSRSAPASPNHSGVLSAHSSGVQTPDSLSREGSPVPLELETSSAPAPVSTTAVQPKLAVIQEARFAQNTPGSPVSNQPVLIAVQRQLPQTIKPVTYTMASPVSTSTSQPAVQTVHVLQQIPAGSLNPATAVIAQPATIIKSEPQENGEHTEVKVKVETVPTITSIGASSRIIQSSQSALQTVTIVQQAPVGQHQLPIKAITQNGTHSITTAIQGPASSAPAVASPLHLLAAHASASASLPTKRQNGDRLTSEQSDAKRIKSEDETAAAADSDSSAANDQGSHN, translated from the exons ATGGCTGTGGTGAGCGGATCGTCTGGGCCGGTTGCCCGGCTCGAGGGCCGTGAATTCGAATACATGATGAAAAAGCGCTCGGTAACCATCGGCCGGAACTCGTCTCAGGGCTCCGTGGACGTGAGCATGGGTCACTCGAGCTTCATCTCCCGGAGACATCTGGAGATATTCACCGCCAGCGACGACGGCACTGGCAGCGGAGATTTCTACCTGAGGTGTCTCGGTAAAAACGGGGTGTTTGTAGACGGAGTGTTCCTGAGACGGGGCGCCCCTCCTCTGCAGCTTCCACGAAT GTGCACTTTCAGGTTCCCCAGCACAAACATTAAGATCACATTCACAGCCCTGTCCAGTGGGAAGAAGGTGAAGCGTGAAGCGCCCGAGTCCCCAGTGAAACCAGTCCAGCCCCAGATCTCCCCCCTGACCATCAACATTCCAGACAACATCGCTCACCTAATGAGCCCCCTACCATCGCCTACTGGCACCATTAG TGCTGCTAACTCCTGCCCCTCCAGTCCTCGGGGTGCAGGCTCTTCAGGCTACAGGATGGGTGGTCGCATGGTCAGCTCTGCCGAGCTGCAGCTTATAAATGACAACTCCCAGCCTGAGAACGACAAAGAGGCCTCTGGAGGGGACAGTCCCAAG GATGACTCCAAACCTCCGTACTCCTATGCACAGCTGATAGTCCAGGCCATAACGCTGGCCCCGGACAAGCAGCTCACACTAAATGGAATCTACAATCACATCACAAAGAACTACCCTTACTACAGGACAGCAGACAAGGGCTGGCAG AACTCGATCCGTCACAACTTGTCGTTGAACCGTTATTTCATCAAAGTGGCGCGGTCGCAGGAAGAACCGGGTAAAGGGTCATTCTGGAGGATAGACCCGTCATCAGAGGGCAAACTCATCGATCAGGCCTTCAGGAAACGAAGGCCCCGGGGCGTCCCCTGCTTCAGGACCCCACATGGACCCCTCTCCTCCAG GAGTGCCCCAGCGTCTCCCAATCATTCGGGGGTTCTCTCCGCTCACTCAAGCGGCGTGCAGACCCCTGACAGCCTATCACGAGAGGGCTCCCCGGTCCCCCTGGAGCTGGAGACCTCCTCTGCTCCCGCCCCGGTGTCCACCACAGCGGTCCAGCCAAAACTGGCAGTGATCCAGGAAGCACGCTTTGCACAGAACACACCAG GCTCGCCTGTTAGCAACCAGCCGGTACTCATAGCAGTCCAGCGTCAGTTACCTCAAACCATTAAGCCAGTGACTTACACCATGGCCTCCCCAGTGAGCACCAGCACCTCCCAGCCTGCTGTCCAGACTGTCCACGTCCTGCAGCAGATTCCAGCGGGCTCCCTCAACCCCGCCACCGCCGTCATCGCCCAGCCAGCCACCATCATCAAGAGCGAGCCGCAGGAGAACGGAGAGCACACAGAAGTCAAAG tcAAAGTAGAGACGGTTCCCACCATCACCTCTATAGGTGCCTCCAGCCGCATCATCCAGAGCTCCCAGTCAGCCCTGCAGACTGTTACCATAGTGCAGCAGGCCCCCGTGGGTCAACACCAGCTGCCCATTAAGGCCATCACACAGAATGGCACCCACAGCATAACCACTGCCATCCAGGGACCTGCCAGCTCAG CTCCAGCTGTGGCGAGCCCCCTCCACCTGCTGGCGGCCCACGCCTCGGCCTCAGCCTCCCTCCCCACCAAGCGGCAGAACGGGGACCGTCTGACCAGCGAACAGTCGGACGCCAAGCGCATCAAATCAGAGGACGAGACGGCCGCCGCGGCAGACTCGGACTCGTCGGCAGCTAACGACCAAGGCAGCCACAACTAG